The following proteins come from a genomic window of Corallococcus sp. NCRR:
- the rpmE gene encoding 50S ribosomal protein L31 has protein sequence MKPDMHPVYPPSRITCACGNVVETKSTRGSFSVEVCSNCHPFFTGKYKLLDTAGRIDRFKKKYANNAPAAKKGAKAAEPEKA, from the coding sequence ATGAAGCCCGACATGCACCCGGTCTATCCGCCCTCCCGCATCACCTGCGCGTGCGGCAACGTCGTCGAGACCAAGTCCACCCGCGGCTCGTTCAGCGTGGAAGTCTGCTCGAACTGCCACCCGTTCTTCACCGGCAAGTACAAGCTGCTGGACACGGCCGGCCGCATCGACCGCTTCAAGAAGAAGTACGCGAACAACGCGCCGGCCGCCAAGAAGGGCGCCAAGGCCGCCGAGCCCGAGAAGGCGTAG